The Cyclobacterium amurskyense genome contains the following window.
TGAAAATAGGGACCCAAGGTGTGCTGCTACAATAGTTCCTTTTCAATCAAGGCATTTGAATTTCACCTATCAACCGCATCCAGATACTACACAGGTAATGAATTTCAATACCGGAAGCTATCAAACCAATAATGATACTCGATCGGTAGCTGCTTTTGCTTCATTCAATGGTTTGCTTCGGAAGAAAGGTGTGGATGAAGACTGGTTATTGAATTATCAGGCAGAAAATGATGAAATTCTAATGCGTTATGCAGATGTATTGCTAATGTATGCAGAAGCAAAAATTGAATTGGGAGAAATAGATGGAAGTGTTCATGAGGCAATGAATTCTGTGAGAGCTAGGGCTTATGGCGTAGCTGTAGAGCAGGTGACTGAATACCCTGCAATTACCAGTAGCGATCAGGCTGAATTAAGAACTATATTAAGGACAGAACGGAGAATGGAATTTGGTTTTGAAGGGGTCAGGTATAGTGACATTATTCGGTGGAAAATTGCTGAAAAAGTACTTAACAGAGATGTTTATGGCATGTTGGATGTAGCGGAATTGAAAGAAAAAGTCATAGATCAGGATCTTTGGTTTTTTCCTATGACTCCAGAAATAGACGAAGATGGGGTAGCTGATCTTTCGCCAATGTACGAGGCAGGCCTTGTAAAACGTTTGGCCATCAGACAATTTGAGGCACCAAAGCAATACCTTTGGCCAATCCCTTCGAAGGAGATTTTAATCAATAGCAATCTGGACCAAAATCCTGGATATTAAATTGTTTTCAAAGGAAATACAATGATTTCCGGTCGGGTTGACTAAAATTTACCCGGCCGGATCTTTTATATGGGGTGATTTCATTAGACATGTAATTGCTGGAGATTGGATTAATACCTATTTATGAAAAAATATAAACTGTTGTTATTTATAGGAGGGTTGGTTTTTCTGCCTTTTTTGATTGGGGCTAAGTCAGGAGACTATGAGAATAAACCAAACATCATCTTTATCTATACAGATGACTTACGATACGACGGGGTAGGATTTAATGGTAATCCCCAAGCATTAACCCCAATGTTGGATCGAATGGCTAAAAAAAGCCTTAGGTTCCATCAGGCAAATGTGGTTTTCTCCCTTTGTAGCCCTAGTAGAGCTTCACTGCTGACTGGTAGGTATGGCAGTGCAATTGGGGTATTGGAACTTGGAAGTGACCTCAATGGAAATGAATTGTCAATTGCACAGTACCTGAAGGAGGCAGGCTACCATACAGGGATGTCAGGTAAATGGCATATTGGCAAAACACCAGTGGCAGCAGGCTTTGACTTTTCTGTTTTTTTTAGAAGCAATGGTACTTATTATGGAAGAACCATTAATGATGAGGGAAATGTATTGAAAGTAGAGAAACATTGTGATCTTTATTGTGTAGAAAGATCCATCGACTTTATAAATGATGCAGCAAAAAAAGACGAACCCTTTTTCCTTTTTCACAATACCCAATTGCCCCATATGAATGGTGAATTAATTTGGGATGCAAGACAAGAGACCAAAGACAGGTTTAATGTAGCTGCCATGCCAGTGCCTGAAAGCCATCTAGATGACCTATCAAACAAGCCGGAATACCTTAGGTCTGTACGAAATCTTAGTC
Protein-coding sequences here:
- a CDS encoding sulfatase family protein — encoded protein: MKKYKLLLFIGGLVFLPFLIGAKSGDYENKPNIIFIYTDDLRYDGVGFNGNPQALTPMLDRMAKKSLRFHQANVVFSLCSPSRASLLTGRYGSAIGVLELGSDLNGNELSIAQYLKEAGYHTGMSGKWHIGKTPVAAGFDFSVFFRSNGTYYGRTINDEGNVLKVEKHCDLYCVERSIDFINDAAKKDEPFFLFHNTQLPHMNGELIWDARQETKDRFNVAAMPVPESHLDDLSNKPEYLRSVRNLSQAKVYGYPDKKAIQEHTRDYYAVITEMDEYLGLIFKTIEDLGLKEKTYVFFMSDNGWMLGEHGFTSKVLPYRPSTKVPLFVMGPNLEPTDLDHLVLNIDMAPTLLDMAGITLPDNLHGRSIWPLMNGDQVDWRKAFVYEGLGTYGGALPNLSVINQDFRYIETFENSRLEKVVFREFYDQKTDPLELINLIGSEKVMSKVSEAQKLISEHRKTVLQQ